The following proteins are encoded in a genomic region of Diabrotica virgifera virgifera chromosome 1, PGI_DIABVI_V3a:
- the LOC126890007 gene encoding uncharacterized protein LOC126890007: MTRVRSRSPPRSKALSSPRYADSKESLLLQHPEESSDDHSSDQEDGKDGFTIQNRRIRKKKKKSKGKDSTQNVETTENVTEATQEVEDSQNIEATQEVEDMDEDVPGAEGGGTTKRQRVEEDAASEDELTRANEEINRLRTLMKEFAANVDANNKKYEEVIAQQKAEIKELNTEIRRMSEKMDARFDELIALQKQLAKKPEKKNPEKTDKKPPDGPSTSASTSQNPRDTQ, from the exons ATGACACGAGTCAGATCTCGGTCACCCCCCAGATCCAAGGCGCTTTCCTCGCCAAGATATGCAGACTCTAAAGAGTCCCTCCTGTTACAGCACCCTGAAGAGAGCAGTGATGACCACTCGAGCGACCAGGAAGATGGAAAAGACGGTTTTACGATCCAAAATCgtagaataagaaaaaagaaaaagaagtcaaAAGGCAAGGACTCCACGCAGAACGTCGAGACCACCGAGAACGTCACCGAAGCCACCCAGGAAGTCGAGGAttcccagaacatcgaggccacccAGGAAGTTGAGGACATGGACGAAGACGTCCCAGGCGCCGAAGGCGGGGGCACTACCAAACGTCAGCGGGTTGAAGAGGATGCCGCCAGCGAAGACGAGCTGACAAGGGCCAACGAAGAAATCAACCGACTCAGAACCCTGATGAAAGAATTTGCAGCAAACGTtgatgcaaacaacaaaaaatatgaagagGTGATCGCACAACAGAAGGCAGAGATCAAAGAGCTGAATACGGAGATTCGACGAATGAGCGAAAAGATGGATGCCAGATTCGACGAGTTGATAGCTCTCCAGAAACAACTCGCAAAGAAACCGGAGAAGAAAAACCCCGAAAAGACGGACAAAAAACCACCA GATGGCCCTTCAACATCTGCAAGCACTAGTCAAAATCCAAGAGATACCCAATAA